A stretch of Pseudomonas sp. LS.1a DNA encodes these proteins:
- a CDS encoding ABC transporter permease, with protein sequence MSAAKLHSSAWGYGLSSPALLLFLALLVVPLGLTLLLSFNVFDYSSGIQAGQYTLGHYLSLVTDTYYYEIFLRTFWVSALVTLLCVLIGIPEALVLSRMGAPWRSIFLILVLTPLLISVVVRAFGWSLLLGADGLVNQGITALGGQPVKLLYTPFAVIIGLVHVMLPFMIIPVWTSLQKLDPAAEQAALSLGASQWTVFRRIVLPQIMPGVLSGTLIVFGLAASSFAIPGLLGGRRLKMVATLIYDQYLAELNWPMGATIAVALLLINLLVMLSWNRLVERRYKRALGV encoded by the coding sequence ATGAGCGCGGCAAAGCTGCACAGCAGCGCCTGGGGCTACGGCCTGAGCAGCCCGGCCCTGCTGTTGTTCCTGGCCTTGCTGGTGGTGCCACTGGGGCTGACCCTGCTGCTTTCGTTCAACGTGTTCGACTACAGCAGCGGCATCCAGGCTGGCCAGTACACCCTCGGCCATTACCTGAGCCTGGTGACCGACACCTACTACTACGAGATCTTTCTGCGCACCTTCTGGGTCAGCGCCCTGGTCACCCTGCTGTGCGTGCTGATCGGCATTCCCGAAGCCTTGGTGCTCAGCCGCATGGGCGCGCCGTGGCGCTCGATCTTCCTGATCCTGGTACTGACGCCGCTGCTGATTTCGGTGGTGGTGCGAGCCTTTGGCTGGAGCCTGCTGCTGGGCGCCGATGGTCTGGTCAACCAGGGCATCACCGCCCTCGGCGGGCAGCCAGTGAAGCTGCTGTATACGCCCTTTGCGGTGATCATCGGCCTGGTCCACGTGATGCTCCCGTTCATGATCATCCCGGTGTGGACCTCGCTGCAGAAGCTCGACCCGGCCGCCGAGCAGGCCGCGCTGTCGCTGGGCGCCAGCCAGTGGACGGTGTTCCGCCGCATCGTGCTGCCACAGATCATGCCCGGCGTGCTGTCAGGCACGCTGATCGTGTTCGGCCTGGCCGCCAGCTCGTTCGCCATCCCCGGCCTGCTGGGCGGGCGCCGGCTGAAAATGGTCGCCACCCTGATCTACGACCAGTACCTGGCCGAACTGAACTGGCCGATGGGTGCCACCATCGCCGTGGCCCTGCTGCTGATCAACCTGCTGGTGATGCTCAGCTGGAACCGGCTGGTCGAACGCCGCTACAAACGCGCACTTGGAGTCTGA
- a CDS encoding ABC transporter ATP-binding protein yields MTFLLIDKLCKRYGATEAVASSSLAIEKGEFVSLLGPSGCGKTTTLQMIAGFVEVTSGRIVLDGRDITHAKPASRGLGVVFQSYALFPHMTVRDNVAFGLRMRKVASADIARRVDQALALVRLDKHAERYPRELSGGQRQRVALARALVIEPPVLLLDEPLSNLDAHLREEMQFEICRIQNEVGITTLMVTHDQAEALSISDRVVVMEAGRITQVDDPYRLYEHPGTPFISDFVGKANRLRGVTGPGGQPQANAQGPLTLSLRPEKISLGPAGSGKLAGRISCRYFLGSQWLYRVDTALGNLAVVRANDGSTPLDEGTQVGLDWNDALLRVLNAGEVAA; encoded by the coding sequence ATGACCTTTCTGTTGATCGACAAGCTTTGCAAGCGCTATGGCGCCACGGAGGCAGTGGCCAGCTCGTCACTCGCCATCGAAAAAGGCGAGTTCGTCTCCCTGCTAGGCCCTTCCGGCTGCGGCAAGACCACCACCCTGCAAATGATTGCCGGCTTCGTCGAGGTCACCAGCGGCCGCATCGTCCTCGACGGCCGCGACATTACCCACGCCAAGCCGGCCAGCCGAGGCCTGGGCGTGGTGTTCCAGAGCTACGCACTGTTCCCGCACATGACCGTGCGCGACAACGTCGCCTTCGGCCTGCGCATGCGCAAGGTGGCCAGCGCCGACATCGCCCGCCGGGTCGACCAGGCCCTGGCGCTGGTGCGCCTGGACAAGCATGCCGAGCGCTACCCACGCGAGCTCTCCGGCGGCCAGCGCCAGCGTGTGGCCCTGGCCCGCGCACTGGTGATCGAACCACCGGTGCTGCTACTGGACGAGCCGCTGTCCAACCTGGACGCGCACCTGCGTGAAGAAATGCAGTTCGAGATCTGCCGCATCCAGAACGAGGTCGGCATTACGACCTTGATGGTCACCCACGACCAGGCCGAGGCCTTGTCGATCAGCGACCGGGTGGTGGTGATGGAGGCCGGGCGCATCACCCAGGTCGATGACCCCTACCGCCTCTACGAACACCCAGGCACACCCTTCATTTCCGACTTTGTCGGCAAGGCCAACCGCCTGCGCGGCGTAACCGGACCCGGCGGGCAACCACAGGCGAATGCCCAGGGCCCACTGACCCTCAGCCTGCGCCCGGAGAAGATCAGCCTCGGCCCGGCCGGCAGCGGCAAGCTCGCAGGCCGCATCAGCTGCCGCTACTTCCTCGGCAGCCAATGGCTGTACAGGGTCGACACCGCCCTGGGCAACCTGGCCGTGGTTCGTGCCAACGACGGCAGCACACCGCTGGATGAAGGCACACAGGTCGGCCTGGACTGGAACGATGCCCTGCTGCGGGTGCTGAACGCTGGCGAGGTGGCGGCATGA
- a CDS encoding IclR family transcriptional regulator, translated as MDSDKRNEQAREVGVSAVSRLFAVLRALGDCGGEGEKVSQLAQRVGLAQPTTHRLLRSLIEEGMVDQCATSKRYRLSLDFFALAAKAGQAGNLRDVVRPSLLRLSASLGDSLFLLARSGFDAVCLDRSEGPYPIRTFTGDIGGRVALGVGQGSLAILAFLPEEERDEVIRYNLPRLKDFHHYDEVMLRAEIDNVRSLGYAGRNTGVLDGMAGLAVPILDRNGHAVAALSVATISDRLGPNRMPTVVALLKREAAAIGERINPFDPVLRRPSHVFG; from the coding sequence ATGGATTCCGATAAACGAAACGAACAGGCCAGGGAAGTGGGTGTCAGTGCGGTGTCCCGTTTGTTCGCCGTGTTGCGAGCGCTGGGCGATTGCGGCGGCGAGGGTGAGAAGGTCAGCCAGCTGGCACAGCGGGTGGGCCTGGCGCAACCCACCACCCACCGTCTGTTGCGCAGCCTGATTGAAGAAGGCATGGTCGACCAGTGCGCGACCAGCAAGCGCTACCGCCTGAGCCTGGACTTCTTTGCCCTGGCGGCCAAGGCCGGGCAAGCGGGCAACCTGCGCGATGTGGTGCGCCCGAGCCTGCTGCGGCTGTCGGCCTCGCTGGGTGATTCGCTGTTTCTGCTGGCGCGTTCGGGGTTTGATGCGGTGTGCCTGGACCGTAGCGAAGGGCCATACCCGATCCGTACCTTCACTGGCGATATTGGCGGCCGGGTGGCCTTGGGCGTGGGGCAGGGCAGCCTGGCTATCCTGGCTTTCCTGCCAGAGGAGGAGCGTGACGAGGTGATCCGTTACAACCTGCCGCGGCTGAAGGATTTCCACCATTACGACGAAGTCATGTTGCGCGCCGAAATCGACAATGTGCGCAGCCTCGGCTATGCGGGGCGCAACACCGGTGTGCTCGATGGCATGGCCGGCCTGGCGGTGCCGATCCTCGATCGCAACGGCCATGCGGTGGCGGCCCTGAGCGTGGCGACCATCAGCGACCGCCTGGGGCCCAACCGCATGCCGACCGTGGTGGCGCTGCTCAAGCGTGAGGCGGCGGCGATTGGCGAGCGGATCAACCCGTTCGACCCGGTGCTGCGCCGGCCTTCGCATGTGTTTGGTTGA